A single window of Leptolyngbya ohadii IS1 DNA harbors:
- a CDS encoding cobalamin-binding protein gives MPRIVSLIPSATEIVHRLGLTDALVGRSHECDYPVQVKNLPICTEPKFNPEGTSQEIHDRVTNLLQSALSVYRVKTDVLEELQPTHILTQAQCEVCAVSLADVEQAVGTLVSSQPQIISLQPNRLSELWTDLDRVASAFGISAVALTADLQTRIDFCVEKTRLLSAAERPMVACIEWIEPLMAAGNWIPELVNLAGGQSLFGTVGQHSPWLKWEDLIQANPEAIVIMPCGFDLERTVQEARTLQQHPDWATLRAVQTDRVYVTDGNQYFNRPGPRLVDSLEILAEILHPNRFSFGYKGHGWRRFGDR, from the coding sequence ATGCCCCGCATCGTCTCCCTCATTCCCAGCGCCACAGAAATTGTTCACCGCCTTGGACTCACCGATGCCCTGGTCGGTCGATCGCACGAGTGCGACTATCCGGTGCAGGTGAAGAATCTGCCAATTTGCACGGAACCAAAATTTAATCCGGAAGGGACAAGTCAGGAAATCCACGATCGCGTCACCAACCTCCTTCAGTCCGCGTTAAGCGTGTATCGTGTTAAAACCGATGTGCTGGAAGAGCTTCAGCCTACGCATATTCTGACCCAGGCGCAGTGCGAAGTTTGTGCGGTTAGCTTAGCGGATGTGGAACAGGCGGTCGGGACGCTGGTAAGCAGTCAACCCCAGATTATTTCGCTCCAGCCCAATCGGCTCTCGGAACTCTGGACAGACCTCGATCGCGTGGCATCAGCGTTTGGGATTTCGGCGGTGGCGTTAACGGCTGACCTGCAAACGAGAATAGATTTTTGCGTTGAGAAAACTCGACTGCTTTCAGCGGCAGAACGTCCAATGGTTGCCTGCATTGAATGGATTGAACCCCTGATGGCGGCGGGTAACTGGATTCCTGAACTGGTCAACCTGGCGGGCGGACAATCACTCTTTGGCACGGTGGGGCAGCATTCCCCCTGGCTGAAGTGGGAGGATCTGATCCAGGCAAATCCGGAGGCAATCGTGATTATGCCCTGTGGTTTCGATCTTGAGCGCACTGTGCAGGAAGCCAGAACCCTCCAGCAGCATCCGGATTGGGCAACCCTGCGAGCTGTGCAAACCGATCGCGTTTATGTCACGGACGGTAATCAGTATTTCAATCGTCCCGGACCCCGTTTGGTAGACTCTCTGGAGATCCTGGCGGAAATTTTGCATCCCAACCGATTTAGCTTTGGCTACAAAGGGCATGGCTGGCGGCGGTTTGGCGATCGTTGA
- a CDS encoding DUF1825 family protein, which produces MGFFDSEIVQQEAKNLFEDYQSLMRLGSDYGKFDREGKKLYIEKMEEMMDRYRVFMKRFELSEDFMAQMTVEQLKTQLGQFGVTPQQMFDQMHMTLERMKADVEKTS; this is translated from the coding sequence ATGGGATTCTTTGATTCTGAAATCGTTCAGCAGGAAGCCAAAAATCTATTTGAGGACTACCAATCCCTGATGCGCCTAGGATCAGACTACGGCAAGTTCGATCGCGAGGGCAAAAAGCTCTACATCGAAAAGATGGAAGAAATGATGGATCGCTACCGCGTGTTTATGAAGCGGTTCGAGCTATCGGAAGATTTTATGGCACAGATGACTGTCGAGCAGCTTAAAACCCAGCTCGGTCAGTTTGGCGTTACCCCTCAGCAGATGTTCGACCAGATGCACATGACGCTGGAGCGGATGAAGGCAGACGTGGAGAAGACGTCCTGA
- the sppA gene encoding signal peptide peptidase SppA, protein MRDFLKQILATVVGLTLFTAMSVGGLTALLFAVAFFSRDAAPEVAKDSILKLNLSQPISDGQQDEGNVLSEAISGNRSPQTVPLRTVLTTIEQAAQDDRIAGIYLSGDIPAVGLDSGYATLREVRQALQKFRDAGKPIVAYDDTGWSERGYYLASVASTILLNPSGQLEINGFNAETTLYGAALQKYGIGVQPLRAGKFKSAVEPFVRSAISPENRSETQSLLADLWSEFLTTTAKSRKVTPQQLQTIADRQGILLPEQAQSAKLVDRLAYDDEVTAELRKITKESEGDSFRQIDIDEYAEATAGNERQSGERIALVYAEGSIVSGRGGAGTIGGDRLSSTLRDIRQDEDIKAVVLRINSPGGSATASDLIAREVKLLRDKKPVIVSMGSYAASGGYQIATNANQIFASPTTVTGSIGVFGVLPNFQKIANTNGITWDSVKTGRFADLDTIARPKTPEELRVLQGVVNRLYDRFITLVADTRSIPKQKVAEIAQGRVWSGADAKQVGLVDEIGGIEDAIQAAAKAAKLGENWQVEEYPRRRSFEEQILSQFSSQILSSVLPPTETLTDPLSVKVQQIREDWDTLRSLNDPLGMYSRLPFTPTID, encoded by the coding sequence ATGCGCGATTTTCTCAAACAAATACTTGCCACCGTTGTTGGTCTGACGCTGTTTACGGCGATGAGCGTGGGCGGTTTGACGGCTCTGCTGTTTGCGGTGGCTTTTTTTTCACGGGATGCCGCTCCCGAAGTTGCAAAAGATTCTATCCTGAAGCTCAACCTGTCCCAGCCGATCAGTGACGGACAGCAGGATGAAGGTAATGTCCTGAGTGAGGCGATTTCCGGCAATCGATCGCCCCAGACGGTGCCGCTGCGAACGGTGCTAACAACGATTGAACAGGCAGCACAGGACGATCGGATTGCGGGCATTTATCTGTCGGGCGATATTCCAGCGGTTGGACTGGATTCCGGCTACGCTACTCTGCGGGAAGTCCGGCAGGCACTCCAGAAGTTTCGCGATGCGGGTAAGCCGATCGTGGCGTATGACGATACCGGCTGGTCGGAGCGGGGCTATTATCTGGCATCGGTGGCGAGTACGATTCTGCTGAATCCTTCTGGACAGCTTGAGATCAACGGCTTCAACGCGGAAACCACCCTTTACGGCGCAGCCCTCCAGAAATACGGGATTGGAGTACAGCCCTTACGCGCAGGCAAATTTAAGTCTGCTGTAGAACCCTTTGTTCGCAGTGCTATTAGCCCAGAAAACCGCAGCGAAACCCAGAGCTTGCTGGCGGATCTGTGGAGTGAGTTTCTCACCACCACGGCAAAAAGTCGTAAGGTGACACCTCAACAGCTTCAGACCATTGCCGACCGTCAGGGCATTTTGTTGCCGGAACAGGCACAGTCCGCCAAGCTGGTCGATCGTCTGGCATACGATGACGAAGTGACTGCCGAGCTGCGAAAAATTACCAAGGAATCCGAGGGAGATTCGTTCCGCCAGATTGACATTGACGAATACGCTGAAGCGACGGCAGGAAATGAAAGACAGAGCGGAGAGCGCATTGCCCTGGTATACGCCGAGGGCAGCATTGTAAGCGGACGGGGCGGGGCAGGAACCATTGGCGGCGATCGGCTGTCTTCCACGCTGCGGGATATTCGTCAGGATGAGGATATTAAGGCAGTGGTGCTGCGGATTAACAGTCCGGGAGGAAGCGCAACTGCATCAGATTTGATTGCCAGAGAGGTGAAGCTGCTGCGCGACAAAAAACCCGTGATTGTGTCAATGGGCAGCTATGCGGCATCGGGTGGCTATCAGATCGCAACCAACGCCAACCAGATCTTTGCCTCCCCAACAACGGTGACGGGATCGATCGGCGTCTTTGGTGTACTGCCCAATTTCCAGAAGATCGCTAACACCAACGGCATTACCTGGGACAGCGTCAAGACCGGACGATTTGCTGATCTCGATACGATCGCCCGCCCCAAAACCCCGGAGGAACTGCGCGTACTTCAGGGAGTGGTAAACCGCCTGTACGATCGCTTTATCACTCTGGTTGCCGATACCCGATCGATCCCCAAACAAAAAGTCGCCGAAATTGCCCAGGGACGGGTCTGGTCGGGAGCTGATGCCAAGCAGGTAGGACTAGTAGATGAGATCGGCGGCATCGAAGACGCGATTCAGGCAGCCGCTAAAGCCGCCAAGCTGGGGGAAAACTGGCAGGTTGAGGAATACCCGCGTCGGCGATCGTTTGAAGAGCAGATTCTCTCCCAGTTCAGCAGCCAGATTTTGAGCAGTGTCCTGCCGCCCACGGAAACCCTCACCGATCCTCTGAGCGTCAAGGTTCAGCAGATTCGCGAAGACTGGGACACCCTGCGATCCCTGAACGATCCCCTGGGAATGTACAGCCGTTTGCCCTTTACACCGACGATCGATTAG
- a CDS encoding chlorophyll a/b-binding protein, with product MESQQTKFGFTQFAETWNGRLAMLGFVIGIATEFLTGQGILSQLGLM from the coding sequence ATGGAAAGCCAGCAAACTAAGTTCGGTTTTACCCAGTTCGCAGAAACCTGGAATGGTCGTCTGGCAATGCTGGGCTTTGTGATCGGAATTGCAACTGAGTTCTTGACGGGTCAGGGCATTCTGTCCCAGCTGGGTCTGATGTAA
- a CDS encoding phosphoglycerate kinase, with amino-acid sequence MAKKALNSLSAADLSGKRVFVRVDFNVPLDEQGNITDDTRIRAALPTIQHLTSNGAKVILASHFGRPKGKVVDSMRLTPVATRLSELLGQPVTKCDDCIGEAVASTIAGLKDGDVALLENVRFYAEEEKNDAEFSKNLASVADLYVNDAFGTAHRAHASTEGVTHYLKPSVAGFLIEKELQYLQGAIEEPQRPLAAIIGGSKVSSKIIVIETLLEKVDKLLIGGGMIFTFYKARGLNVGKSLVEDEYLELAQKLEAKAKEKGVQLVLPTDVVVADNFAPDANAQTVSISNIPDGWMGLDIGPDSIKEFEAALADCKTVIWNGPMGVFEFDKFAKGTEAVAKSLATLTGKGACTIIGGGDSVAAVEKVGLADQMSHISTGGGASLELLEGKVLPGIAALNDA; translated from the coding sequence GTGGCAAAAAAAGCTCTGAACAGTTTATCTGCTGCGGATTTATCAGGAAAGCGTGTTTTTGTAAGGGTTGACTTCAACGTGCCGCTGGATGAGCAGGGCAACATTACAGATGACACCCGGATTCGTGCCGCGCTCCCCACCATTCAGCACCTCACCTCCAACGGGGCAAAGGTCATTCTCGCCAGCCACTTTGGTCGTCCCAAAGGGAAAGTGGTAGACAGTATGCGGCTCACCCCCGTTGCCACTCGTCTGTCGGAGCTGTTGGGTCAGCCCGTCACCAAGTGCGATGACTGTATCGGTGAAGCGGTCGCCAGCACGATTGCAGGTCTGAAGGATGGCGACGTGGCACTGCTGGAAAACGTGCGCTTCTACGCCGAAGAGGAAAAGAACGATGCGGAATTCTCGAAGAATCTGGCGTCCGTAGCGGATCTATATGTCAACGACGCTTTTGGTACCGCTCACCGCGCCCATGCTTCAACGGAAGGTGTAACCCACTACCTCAAGCCCAGCGTGGCAGGCTTCCTGATCGAGAAGGAATTGCAGTATTTGCAGGGAGCGATCGAAGAACCCCAGCGTCCTCTCGCAGCCATCATCGGTGGTTCTAAGGTATCCAGCAAAATCATCGTGATCGAAACCCTGCTGGAGAAAGTAGACAAACTGCTGATCGGCGGCGGTATGATCTTCACCTTCTACAAGGCACGCGGCTTGAACGTGGGCAAATCCCTGGTGGAGGACGAGTACCTGGAACTGGCACAAAAGCTGGAAGCAAAAGCAAAAGAGAAGGGCGTACAGCTCGTGCTGCCTACGGATGTCGTGGTTGCCGATAATTTCGCCCCCGATGCGAATGCTCAAACCGTCAGCATCAGCAATATCCCCGACGGCTGGATGGGTCTGGATATTGGTCCCGACTCGATCAAAGAGTTTGAAGCCGCTCTGGCAGACTGCAAGACCGTGATCTGGAATGGTCCGATGGGCGTGTTTGAATTCGACAAATTTGCCAAGGGCACGGAAGCCGTTGCCAAGAGCCTTGCGACCCTCACGGGTAAGGGTGCCTGCACGATCATCGGTGGCGGTGACTCGGTTGCAGCCGTAGAGAAAGTCGGTCTGGCAGATCAAATGAGCCACATTTCGACTGGCGGTGGAGCCAGCCTGGAACTGCTGGAAGGCAAAGTGCTGCCAGGAATTGCTGCCCTGAACGATGCGTAA
- a CDS encoding universal stress protein: MFKTVLFPIDHSRESREAVDTVINLVKTYSSRLVLLSVVEAFEGETATVADRERTSPEAIAQLLTEFKSLFQQQGIDTEAIEREGVPAFVICDVADEVDANLIVMGCRGLGLTEEGASESVTNRVINLAPCAVLVVP, translated from the coding sequence ATGTTCAAGACGGTACTATTCCCGATCGACCACAGCCGAGAATCGCGGGAAGCCGTGGACACGGTCATCAACCTCGTTAAAACCTATAGCAGTCGTCTGGTACTGCTGTCCGTTGTGGAAGCTTTTGAAGGGGAAACCGCTACGGTTGCGGATCGGGAAAGAACCTCCCCGGAGGCAATCGCGCAGCTCCTCACCGAATTTAAATCCCTATTTCAGCAGCAGGGCATCGATACCGAGGCGATCGAGCGGGAGGGTGTTCCTGCCTTTGTGATCTGTGATGTGGCGGACGAGGTGGATGCCAATCTGATTGTGATGGGCTGTCGCGGACTGGGACTGACGGAAGAAGGAGCGTCTGAAAGCGTGACGAATCGAGTAATTAATCTGGCTCCCTGTGCGGTATTGGTTGTGCCGTAG